In the Halorubrum ruber genome, CGCGGCGACGGCGACGTCTGCGTCGTCGAGGGGATGATGGGGTTATACGACGGCAGCGCCGCCAGCACGGCCGGGGTCGCCGCCGCGCTCGACCTCCCGGTCGTCCTCGTCGTCGACGCGAGCGCCGGGATGGAGAGCGTCGCGGCGACCGCGCTCGGCTTCGCGACGTACGCCGACCGGACGTCCCACGACGTCGACGTGGCCGGCGTGATCGCCCAGCGGGCGTACGGCGGCCGCCACGAGGACGGGATCCGCGAGGCGCTCCCCGACGAGCTCGCCTACTGCGGCCGGATCCCGCCCCGCGAGGACCTGGAGATCCCCGAACGTCACCTCGGGCTCCGAATGGGCGAGGAAGCCCCGCTCGACGACGCGACGCTCGACGCGGCCGCCGAGACGCTCCGGACCGACCGCCTGCTCGACCTCGCTCGGGAGCCGACGCCGGCCGCGGAGGCGACGACCGAGCCGTCCGCCGGGAACTCCCCGGAGAGCGGCGACCGCCCGCGGGTCGCGGTCGCCGACGACGAGGCCTTCCGGTTCGTCTACCCGGCGACCCGCGAGCGCCTCCGCGAGCGCGCGACCGTCGCCCCGTTCGCGCCCGCGGCCGGCGACGACCTCCCGCCCTGCGACGGCGTCTACCTCCCCGGCGGCTACCCGGAGCTCCACGCCGAGGCGCTGGCCGCGGGCCCCGCGCTCGGATCGATCGCGGACGCCGCCGCCGAGGGGACGCCCGTCCTCGGCGAGTGCGGCGGGCTGATGGCGCTCGCCGAGACGCTGACGACGGTCGACGGCGACACCCACGAGATGGCGGGCGTCCTCCCCGCGACCGTCGAGCGCCGCGAGCGGTACCAGGCGCTCGATCACGTCGAACTGCGCGCCCGGAGCGATACGCTCACGGCGAGCGCCGGCGAGCGGCTCCGCGGCCACGAGTTCCACTACTCCGCGGCCGACGTCGCCGCCGACGCGCGGTTCGCCTTCGACGTGGAGCGCGGGACCGGGATCGACGGCGACCGGGAGGGACTGACCGAGTACCGGACCCTCGGGACGTACTGCCACGTCCACGCCGAGAGCGGCGCGTTCGACACGTTCCTCGACGAGGTGGAACGGTGACGGGAGTCGGCTCCCTCTCGACCCCGGCCGTCACCCTGCTCGCTCCGCTTCTCATCGCCATCGGGCTGGACCTCGCGTTCGCGGAGCCGCCGCGGCGGATCCACCCGGTCGCGCTGTTCGGGAGCGTCGTCGCGCCCTTCGACCGAGAGTGGGGCCGTCCGGGGCTCGTCGGCGTCGCCGTCGCGGTCGCGCTTCCGCTCGCCGCGGCCGCGGTCTGCGGCGGGGGCGTCTGGCTCGCGGCCGCCCTCGGGCCGCGGGTGGGGGACGTGCCGGTCCTCGCCGTCGCCGTCGCGGCCGCCGTCCTCTTCTCGGCCGCGAGCCTGCGCATGCTGCTCGACGTGACGGGCGAGGTCGTCGCCGAGAGCGAGGCTGACCCGGACGCGGCCCGCGAGTCCGTCCGGGCGCTCGTCGGGCGCGACCCGGCCGACCTCTCGCCGGCCGACGTCCGGAGCGCCGCCGTCGAGAGCGCGGCCGAGAACCTCGCAGACGGGTTCGTCGCGCCGCTGCTCTGGTTCGCGATCGGGTCTGGGGCCGCTGTCGCACTCGCCGCGGTTTTCGGCGGGACCGCGGGAGCCGCGAGCGCGCTGGCCGCGGGCGTCGCGGCCGCGGGCTGGGCGAAGGGCGTGAACACGCTCGACTCGATGCTCGGCTACCGGTCGAAGCCCGTCGGCCGGGCGAGCGCCCGACTCGACGACGCGGTCATGTTCCTCCCGGCGCGGACCGCGGCGTGCTGTCTCGCCGTCGCGGCCCGGTCCCCCGGGAGTTTGCGGCGCGCGCGGCCGCTGGCCCGCGAGCCGGCCTCGCCGAACTCAGGGTGGCCGATGGCGACGGCCGCGGTCGCGCTCGGCGTCCGCTTGGAGAAGCCGGGGGCGTACGCCCTCGACGGCGGGGCGGCGCCGCCGACGCCCGCGGCCGCACGCGATGCCGTACGACTCGTCGGCGCGGCCGGCGGCGTCGCGCTCGCGGCCGCGGCGGGGTGGCTCCTCGCGCTCGCGGGGGTGATCGCGTGGTCCTGACGGTCGCCGCGCTCCGCGGCGCGCTCGGGTTCCTCTCTCGGATCCCCGTGGGCGGCGGCGAGGGCGACTGGGAGGCGTTCCGCCGGACGCCCGCGGCCATACCGGCGGTCGGGTATGCGGTCGGCGCCCTCCTCGCGCTTCCCGTCGCCGCCGCGACACTGCTACCGGTCCGGGTGCCGTCGCTCACGGTCGGGGTCGCGTTCGCCGCGTGGCTCTACCTCGTCACGGGAATCACCCACCTCGACGGCGTCGCGGACCTCGGCGACGCGGCGGTCGTCCACGGCGACACCGACCGGCGGCGCGAGGTCATGAAGGACTCCGCGCTCGGCGTCGGCGGAACGGTCGCGCTCGCGCTGGTCGTCGTCGGACTCGTGACCGCCGCGACGGTGATCGCGGACGTCGCCCGCCTCTCGCTCGTCGACGCGGTCGTTCTCGTCGTCGCCGCCGAGGTGGGCGCGAAGGCCGCGACGGCGACGCTCGTCTGCGTCGGCGACGCGGCGCACGAAGGACTCGGGTCCGCGCTGACCGAGGCGTCGGGGCCGCGCGCGCTGGGCGGCGTCGCGCTCGCGGCGGCGCCCGTACTGCTGCTCGGGTGGCCGGCCGTCCGTCCCAACGCCGTCGACCCTATCGCCGTCCGGCCCGGATCCGTCGCCCCGATCGCGGTCGTGCTCACCGCCGCCGGCGTCGCCGCCGCGCTCGTGTTCGCGTGGGCGCGCTCGCGCCTCGGCGGCGTCAGCGGCGACGTGCTCGGCGCGACGAACGAGCTCGCCCGCGTCGTCGGGCTCCACGCGGGGGTGATCGCGTGGACGCTCTCGTGATGTGCGGCGGCCGCGGCACGCGACTCGGCGACGGCGAGAAGCCGCTCGCGCCGGTCGCCGGGCGGCCGATGATCGACCGCGCCCTCGACGCCCTCGCCGCGAGCCGCGTCGAGACCGCGTACACGGCCGTCTCGCCGCACACCCCGCGGACGCGCGAGCGGCTGGTCGCGCGGCGGGACGGCGGGGCGTCGAGTTCGGCGGAGGCGTCGCTCGAACTCGTCGTCGTCGACACGCCGGGCGACGGCTACGTCGCGGATCTTCAAGCGGCGCTGACCGAGGGACCGACGGCGCCGACGCTCACCCTCGCGGTCGACCTCCCGCTGCTCGACGGGACGGCGGTCGACGCCGTCCTCGACGCTCACGAGGCGACCGACGCCGACGCGCTGTCGGTCCGCGTGCCCGCGGCGCGCAAGCGGGAACTGGGCGCGAGCGC is a window encoding:
- the cobS gene encoding adenosylcobinamide-GDP ribazoletransferase, with translation MVLTVAALRGALGFLSRIPVGGGEGDWEAFRRTPAAIPAVGYAVGALLALPVAAATLLPVRVPSLTVGVAFAAWLYLVTGITHLDGVADLGDAAVVHGDTDRRREVMKDSALGVGGTVALALVVVGLVTAATVIADVARLSLVDAVVLVVAAEVGAKAATATLVCVGDAAHEGLGSALTEASGPRALGGVALAAAPVLLLGWPAVRPNAVDPIAVRPGSVAPIAVVLTAAGVAAALVFAWARSRLGGVSGDVLGATNELARVVGLHAGVIAWTLS
- a CDS encoding cobyrinic acid a,c-diamide synthase, producing MRGLVLGGTASGVGKTVATLATLRAFENAGRTAQPAKAGPDFIDPSHHARVAGRPSRTLDPWLQGEDGLRRNYARGDGDVCVVEGMMGLYDGSAASTAGVAAALDLPVVLVVDASAGMESVAATALGFATYADRTSHDVDVAGVIAQRAYGGRHEDGIREALPDELAYCGRIPPREDLEIPERHLGLRMGEEAPLDDATLDAAAETLRTDRLLDLAREPTPAAEATTEPSAGNSPESGDRPRVAVADDEAFRFVYPATRERLRERATVAPFAPAAGDDLPPCDGVYLPGGYPELHAEALAAGPALGSIADAAAEGTPVLGECGGLMALAETLTTVDGDTHEMAGVLPATVERRERYQALDHVELRARSDTLTASAGERLRGHEFHYSAADVAADARFAFDVERGTGIDGDREGLTEYRTLGTYCHVHAESGAFDTFLDEVER
- a CDS encoding GTP--adenosylcobinamide-phosphate guanylyltransferase, producing MCGGRGTRLGDGEKPLAPVAGRPMIDRALDALAASRVETAYTAVSPHTPRTRERLVARRDGGASSSAEASLELVVVDTPGDGYVADLQAALTEGPTAPTLTLAVDLPLLDGTAVDAVLDAHEATDADALSVRVPAARKRELGASADAATRYDEAEGGEAEGGNTAVDRVPAGVNVVGALDGAGDEAVRATRDARLAVNVNRPEDRRLAERILAGDRDAPALPSGGVDWLDAGNVGTGSPGGDPP
- a CDS encoding CobD/CbiB family cobalamin biosynthesis protein, which produces MTGVGSLSTPAVTLLAPLLIAIGLDLAFAEPPRRIHPVALFGSVVAPFDREWGRPGLVGVAVAVALPLAAAAVCGGGVWLAAALGPRVGDVPVLAVAVAAAVLFSAASLRMLLDVTGEVVAESEADPDAARESVRALVGRDPADLSPADVRSAAVESAAENLADGFVAPLLWFAIGSGAAVALAAVFGGTAGAASALAAGVAAAGWAKGVNTLDSMLGYRSKPVGRASARLDDAVMFLPARTAACCLAVAARSPGSLRRARPLAREPASPNSGWPMATAAVALGVRLEKPGAYALDGGAAPPTPAAARDAVRLVGAAGGVALAAAAGWLLALAGVIAWS